A single region of the Bacillus sp. DX3.1 genome encodes:
- a CDS encoding recombinase family protein, which yields MIIGYARVSTFDQSLDRQVHLLTEYGCEKIIQEKFTGTIRERQGLTKLFDVIRKGDTVVVESISRLGRKTLDILSIIQQFEETGIQFLSLKENMDTGTPTGKAMLQMMCVIAELERNLIAERVKEGLEASKKRGKKLGRPKLEKEKLSIALRMYDSKEYSIKEIVEGTEISQGSLYRAINQRKLEETQK from the coding sequence ATGATTATTGGTTATGCCCGTGTGTCTACTTTTGATCAAAGCCTAGACCGTCAGGTTCATTTACTTACTGAATACGGATGCGAAAAAATCATTCAAGAAAAATTTACTGGAACAATTCGAGAAAGACAGGGTCTTACAAAATTGTTTGATGTGATAAGAAAAGGAGATACTGTTGTAGTTGAAAGTATTTCACGTTTAGGGCGCAAAACACTAGACATCTTAAGTATTATTCAACAATTCGAAGAAACAGGGATTCAATTCCTATCATTGAAGGAGAATATGGATACAGGAACGCCTACAGGTAAAGCCATGTTGCAAATGATGTGTGTTATCGCAGAATTAGAAAGAAACTTAATTGCAGAACGGGTCAAAGAAGGATTGGAAGCAAGTAAAAAGCGTGGCAAAAAGTTAGGTAGGCCAAAATTAGAAAAAGAAAAGCTCTCGATTGCATTACGTATGTATGATAGTAAAGAATATTCCATTAAAGAAATTGTAGAAGGAACTGAAATATCCCAAGGTTCTCTCTATCGAGCAATCAATCAAAGAAAACTAGAAGAAACACAGAAGTAA
- a CDS encoding IS4 family transposase, translated as MNLSIQDELQLFAEELHQHLTPSILEELARELGFVKRKRKFSGNELATICIWVSQRIASDSLVRLCSQLHAATGILMSPEGLNKRFNKKAVKFLKHIFSALWQSKVCETSVISSSSLTYFQRIRILDATIFQVPKHLASVYPGSGGCAQTAGIKIQLEYDLHSGQFLNFQVEPGKNNDKTFGTECLTTLRPGDLCIRDLGYYSLEDLDQMDQRGVYYISRLKLNNMVYIKNEFPEYFRNGTVKKQSQHIKVDLEHIMNTLQPGQVYEMKNAYIGRDKKLFTRVIIYRLTEKQLHERRKKQVYTESKKGITYSEKSKRLTGINIYITNTPWEIVPMEQVHDYYTLRWQIEIIFKTWKSLFQIHHWHDIKQERLECHVYGKLIAIFLCSSTMFKMRQLILQKKQKELSEYKAIGMIQDHLYILYQAIRENTQRITKILVRLFTLLQKNGRKSHRYEKKTVFDILGVVYEYNRLEKQKKAA; from the coding sequence ATGAATCTCTCGATTCAAGATGAATTACAACTATTTGCTGAAGAGCTTCATCAACATTTAACACCTTCTATTTTGGAAGAACTCGCGAGAGAATTGGGTTTTGTGAAAAGAAAACGAAAGTTTTCAGGGAATGAATTAGCTACAATTTGTATTTGGGTGAGTCAACGGATAGCGAGCGATTCTCTCGTTCGATTATGTAGCCAATTACATGCAGCCACAGGAATCCTCATGAGTCCTGAAGGACTCAATAAGCGCTTTAATAAAAAAGCTGTTAAGTTTTTAAAACATATTTTTTCTGCATTATGGCAAAGTAAAGTTTGCGAAACATCAGTAATTTCAAGCTCATCATTAACCTATTTTCAACGAATTCGTATTTTAGATGCAACGATTTTCCAAGTGCCGAAACATTTAGCTAGCGTGTATCCTGGATCGGGTGGTTGTGCCCAAACAGCCGGTATAAAGATTCAATTAGAATATGATTTACATAGTGGACAGTTTTTAAATTTTCAAGTTGAACCAGGGAAAAATAATGATAAGACCTTTGGAACAGAATGTTTAACGACTTTGCGGCCAGGGGATCTCTGTATTCGAGATTTAGGCTATTATTCACTGGAAGATTTAGATCAAATGGACCAACGTGGTGTGTATTATATATCACGGCTTAAATTAAACAATATGGTATATATCAAAAATGAGTTTCCTGAATACTTTCGAAATGGGACAGTTAAAAAACAGTCTCAACACATCAAAGTCGATTTAGAACACATTATGAATACCTTACAACCAGGGCAAGTTTATGAAATGAAAAATGCTTACATTGGAAGGGATAAAAAATTATTCACACGAGTTATCATCTATCGTTTAACCGAAAAACAACTTCATGAACGTAGAAAAAAGCAAGTGTATACCGAGAGTAAGAAGGGAATTACGTATTCTGAAAAGAGCAAACGATTAACTGGAATTAACATATATATTACCAATACACCTTGGGAAATTGTTCCGATGGAACAAGTACATGATTATTATACGCTCCGTTGGCAAATTGAGATTATCTTTAAAACTTGGAAATCATTATTTCAAATCCACCATTGGCACGATATCAAACAAGAACGATTAGAATGCCATGTTTATGGAAAATTGATTGCCATTTTTCTTTGTTCCTCTACAATGTTTAAAATGCGGCAACTAATTCTACAAAAAAAACAAAAAGAATTGAGTGAATATAAAGCGATTGGAATGATCCAAGATCATTTATACATTTTGTATCAAGCTATACGAGAAAACACCCAAAGAATAACAAAGATCCTAGTTCGCCTGTTTACCCTACTACAGAAAAACGGGCGGAAATCTCATCGATATGAGAAGAAAACAGTCTTTGATATTCTGGGTGTTGTCTATGAGTATAATCGATTGGAAAAACAAAAGAAAGCAGCATAA
- a CDS encoding radical SAM protein, with translation MQQNLKKDAALTFQKELLRAKAKGPVTIFMSSSTDPYQPIEHKEKITQSLLEIMVDNPPDFLLVQTRSPLVRRDMKMLQQLGTKVRVSMTVETDREDIRKHFTPYAPPIPARLKTLQLLAEFGIPAQVAIAPVLPSSEGFAEILRPLVNRVCIDDYFMGDGSGGKRTHRMGLQALYRNLEMEEWYHPSVYQLVYKRMRQYFSEDELFISQKGFEP, from the coding sequence TTGCAACAGAACCTTAAAAAAGATGCTGCACTCACATTCCAAAAAGAATTACTTAGAGCTAAGGCCAAAGGCCCGGTCACCATTTTCATGTCATCCAGTACGGACCCTTATCAACCAATCGAACACAAGGAGAAAATTACGCAGTCTTTACTGGAAATTATGGTGGACAATCCCCCGGACTTCTTGCTTGTTCAAACACGAAGCCCGCTTGTCCGCAGGGACATGAAGATGCTGCAACAGTTGGGAACCAAAGTTCGGGTAAGTATGACAGTAGAGACCGATAGGGAAGATATTCGCAAGCATTTTACGCCCTACGCTCCCCCTATTCCAGCAAGACTTAAAACACTCCAACTGCTTGCTGAATTCGGTATTCCTGCACAGGTTGCCATCGCACCCGTATTACCAAGTAGCGAGGGATTTGCTGAAATATTGCGTCCCTTGGTTAACCGAGTATGTATTGACGATTATTTTATGGGGGACGGCAGCGGTGGTAAACGAACACACAGGATGGGCTTACAAGCGTTATATAGAAATCTAGAAATGGAAGAATGGTATCATCCATCCGTCTATCAATTGGTTTATAAACGAATGCGGCAGTATTTTTCGGAAGATGAACTTTTCATTAGCCAGAAGGGTTTCGAGCCCTAA
- a CDS encoding IS6 family transposase, protein MGYFKGKQFEKDIILVAVGYYCRFSLSYRDVSEILKERGISIHPTTIMRWVHEYGNLIYQIWKKKNKNTLLSWRLDETYIKIKGKWCYLYRAIDKEGQTLDIQLRQKRDKQAAYAFMKRLARTFGEPTVLTTDKAPSLASAFKKLKEIGLYKNTFHRTIKYLNNIIEQDHRHVKRRFSRSLGFQSLRHASRTIKGIETVHAIYKQKRSLQPNFVFSTYNALHELLIVS, encoded by the coding sequence ATGGGATATTTTAAAGGAAAACAGTTCGAGAAAGATATTATCTTGGTAGCCGTTGGCTACTATTGTCGTTTTTCTTTAAGCTATCGCGATGTGTCTGAAATTCTCAAAGAACGTGGTATTTCTATTCATCCAACAACTATCATGCGCTGGGTTCATGAATATGGAAATCTTATCTATCAAATTTGGAAGAAGAAAAACAAAAACACATTGTTATCTTGGCGTTTGGATGAAACCTATATCAAAATTAAAGGAAAGTGGTGTTATTTATATCGAGCAATTGATAAAGAGGGACAAACACTTGATATTCAACTTCGTCAAAAACGAGACAAACAAGCAGCATATGCTTTTATGAAAAGACTCGCTCGAACTTTTGGAGAACCAACGGTTCTGACGACAGATAAGGCTCCTTCTTTAGCTTCCGCATTCAAAAAATTAAAGGAGATAGGTCTTTACAAAAATACCTTTCATCGTACAATAAAGTACCTCAATAATATCATCGAGCAAGATCATCGACATGTGAAACGTCGATTTTCCCGTTCCTTAGGCTTTCAAAGTCTTCGCCATGCCTCACGTACTATTAAAGGTATAGAAACTGTTCATGCCATATACAAACAAAAGCGAAGTCTTCAACCAAACTTCGTTTTTTCGACGTATAACGCATTACATGAATTATTAATAGTTTCATAA